In Mustela erminea isolate mMusErm1 chromosome 20, mMusErm1.Pri, whole genome shotgun sequence, the sequence CCCGCTGCCCCCTCACCCCCTGTGGCTGTGCCCCGCCCGGCCCCACGTCTCACTCTGAGCCTCTGGCAGATGAGGGCATCGTGCTGTGTGGGGACGAGGAGGGCAACGTGTGGCTCTACGACGTCCGGCGCCTCCTGAGCCAGCAGGCGCCGCTGCCCGCAGCGCCGCAGGCCCCGATGCAGGTAGGTGCCCTGCCCAACCCCCCACCTGCTGCAGgggctgctgagcaggaagctggagccCCGCCCCCCTCTTTTGCCCCCCAGATCCTTAAGtggccccagccctgggcccttgGCCAGATGGTGACCAAGACCATGGTGAACACGGTGGCGGCCAACCGCACCTGTACCTACCTCACGGCTCTGACGGACTCCAACATCGTCGCCATCTGGAAGAGACAGTAGCCGGCGTGGGGCTCCTGCCTCTAGGGAGGTGCACGAGTTCTAGGGGTCCGACTTAACTTATTCCGCTCCGGGGCAAACGACCAGACTGTTTTTATCggggaatatttttattaaactctcTGCTGTGTAAGAAGGCTGGAGGGCTGCTTGGGGCCCCGGCTGGCGTGCCGACGCGGTGGGAGGCCGGCCGAGCCGCGAGCAGAGGCTGCCTGGCTGCCGGCCCCACGCCTGGCCTGGGTTCCCGAGAGCTGGTCTAGAAGTTCAGTCCCACCAGCTCCTCAGCCAGGAATCCGGGGTGCAGGGCCCGTCCACGATGGGAAACCAGTCCTCGGCCTCCACGCGCCCCATGCACCTGCTGCCGCCGCAGCACCCGGTCAGGCCTCCTGCTGCTCTTtatcaagaaagcaaaacaaaccgtGTGTAGGACATGTCGGTGGGGACGGGTTCACCAGGATGTCCCCAACGTTGGGGAAGCTGCTCTCCTCTACTGGGAGCTGAAAAAGGTTCCAGCGCAGGGTAGGAGCCGGCCCAGCAACACTTCCCGCCGCTACTCGATGCCTTCTTGCTTGTCTTTAATGGCCACCTGAGGGGAGAGGGGCGGCGTCCACTTAGCTTAAAGGACCACGGTGAGAAAGCAGCGCCGTGGCCCTGCGTGCCCCCTACCCCATCTGCCTGAAGGGCAGGGGCCACTAGTGAACATGGACAAGCCGGGGTGTCCCTCTACACCCAGGTCAGACGCTGATGCCCTCTGCGTGGACAGGTGTGACCACCCCCCTCGGCCTCCTTAACTGGAGCGCCACCCTGGGACAAGCTGCCCCCTACACAAACACCCCGGACATGGCCAGGCCTTACCAGAGAAGGCTCGGGGAAGCAGGCCCAAAGGGCCGCAGGAGCCCCACACCCGGCCCGCAGGAGCCCCTGGAGCAAGCACTCCGGTTCCCACCCGTGCCTGCACCCAGCAGGCCCCCAGCCTTAGCCCCCTACCCCTCCCTTCGTCCACGTCCTACGGAAGTGCCTCCCCCCACGCCCCCTAGAGCTCAGGACACTCCACGGGCTGTCCGGGCTGGGGGCACGAGGACAGCGCCGCTCCCCTGCACGCCCGGCCGCTCACCCGGAAGCGCTCCTCCAGCAGGGAGAGCTCGCTGATGAGGTCCGTGATGGCATTGGTGAAGGCCTCCTGCGGGCTGTAGTCCGGGGTGGTCTGCACCCGGATGATGATCTTGTGCTCCAAGGGGTGGGGGACTTTGTAGCCGGCGAACAGCACCTGCGGGTCCTTGAGCAGCTGTCTGTCGGGGGGAGTGACACGGGGTGCTGAGCCGAGCACCCGTGGGGATGACCAGGCTCTAACCAAGGCCTCTTCCCACTGAGTTGAGGCCTGGAAGCCAGTACAGCTGGGGGCGCTGACCCCAGCGGGTTCCCTGCTCTTGATTTCCCCCAAAAAATCTACCaagtaaaacatttcaaaaaagatCTCATGGGggcgcaacacacacacacgcgtgtgcacagCATCCATGAGGATCAAGGACCCCACCCCAGGCAGCCCGAGTCTAGTAGCCAGACAAAGCCCAGGACGAGCGTCTTGACAGCAATAAGGGCA encodes:
- the POLR2J gene encoding DNA-directed RNA polymerase II subunit RPB11-a → MNAPPAFESFLLFEGEKKITINKDTKVPNACLFTINKEDHTLGNIIKSQLLKDPQVLFAGYKVPHPLEHKIIIRVQTTPDYSPQEAFTNAITDLISELSLLEERFRVAIKDKQEGIE